Genomic window (Pradoshia sp. D12):
TGGACAAGATATTGTCCCTTTTTTTCTTTTTGGGCTATAGCCAAGCGGTAAGGCAACGGACTTTGACTCCGTCATTCGTAGGTTCGAATCCTGCTAGCCCAGCCATTTAGAGCCATTAGCTCAGTCGGTAGAGCATCTGACTTTTAATCAGAGGGTCGAAGGTTCGAGTCCTTCATGGCTCATTTTGCGGAAGTAGTTCAGTGGTAGAACATCACCTTGCCAAGGTGGGGGTCGCGGGTTCGAATCCCGTCTTCCGCTCCAAAATTTTATACGACTATTTTAAACCTTAAATGCATTGCATTTTAAGGTTTTTTTTATTATAAAAACCATTAAGCCCTGCGATAAGAAGAATTGGCACGCATCAAAAGCAAGAATTAAACTATTCAGCTACCGTTTTATTGGTACTAAAGAGGCTCTTTACTCTTGAGAAACGATTTGCGAGACTGAACTAAGCTAATAAGGTATGATAGAAGTTAAGTGTGTACTTTTAAAACCATTATATAAGCGATCTATAGATTAAAGAGTATTAGCATAAAGGTTCGGTGAATGACATTGCCTGATCGATAGGGGAAAAGGTGCTCTTTAAGTAATGCCAGTACGTTTGAAGAAGTTAATCTGGTTATGATATATATCAACAAATCCTGTCGATTATATATAGATGTTTTATAAAGAATCTACGGTTTGTTTGAGAGGTAGGTTAATTCAAGAATAAGGCATGGGGTCAAACGTAAAGAAAAACGACATTGAATGATAAATAGTGAAGGGCACAGGAGAAAATTTATATGACTGTCTTCTGGCTGTATACTTAGTACAGTAAAAGTTGACCCTTATCCGGAATGGATGAGGCAATGAATAGGGCCTATTCATTCTGGGTCTAAATATAATGAGTGAAACTAATACCAATTGGGATTTTGTTAGCCGTCAGTGGATACCAGAGATCATCATTCCACAAAGAAAAGCAGCAACCTTTTTAGGATTACTGCTTTACATATCTTGTGTGAGTTTGATAGAGATTGATTAATGAGTCCAGTTCAGTACTTGCTTTGATGACATCAGAGTCAAGCATTGAAGTTGAAGAGGCAAGTAGTATCATTCTTTGGCGGCATTGTTCAATATCCTTCATAAGTATATGTAGTTCCAAGTCTTCACTCCTATCTGCAAGAGGTTTTGTTACCTTTATTACCCATATTTATAAAGATTAAACAGTGTGTCAATGTAAAAAACAAAAATTATTTTTTATTGAAACTTTTCTCAAGGCCAGTGCGTATAAATGCTGAAGGCCGCCAATGCGGAGGATGGACAATTTGGAAGGACTTATTAAAGAAAGAATACAGGAAGTGCTGGGTGGTAAACAACAGGCATATGAAGACATCGTTCAGTTTTATAAAGACAGAGTATTTCAATTGTGCTATCGCATGCTGGGTGACCGCCATGAAGCAGAGGATGTGGCCCAGGAAGCTTTTTTACGGGCATATATGAATATACACACTTTCCAGATGAACCGAAAGTTCTCCACCTGGTTATACCGGATTGCTACAAATTTATGTATAGACCGTATACGTAAAAAGAAGCCGGATTATTATCTCGATGCAGAAGTAGCAGGTACAGAGGGGCTTGATATGTATTCACAGATTCCATCGGATACAAAGTTACCTGAGGATGAACTGGAGAGTTTAGAGCTTAAAGAAAAAATGCAAAAGGAAATTCAGAATCTGCCTGAAAAATACCGCTCAGTTATTGTATTAAAATATGTGGATGAGTTATCTCTGAAAGAAATTAGTGAAATCCTTAATTTACCGGTAGGAACCGTGAAAACACGAATTCATAGGGGAAGAGATGCACTGAGAAAATCGATGCGATCTATATAAATGAGGTGGATTAAAATGAAACAATGCCCAGAAAACATCGCAGATTATATGCATGATTATCTCGACGATGACATTAATGAAGAACATTCCAATGTGCTTCTTTCGCATATAGCAGAATGTGATGAGTGTAAGAAAACCTTTCACGAGTTGAGTAAAACAGTTGCCTTTCTTCAAAGTAACCATATTACAGCACCTAGCGGATTTACCGCAAATGTAATGAGAAATCTACCTAAACAATCGAAAAGGCGAAGGTTTGAAAAATGGCTGCAGCGCAATCCAGTGTTAATTGCCGCTTCGCTCTTTATTCTATTGATGGGCAGTAGCTTATTTTCCTATTGGGGAGAGGATGAACAGTTCTCATTCTCTAAAGACCCTAACTTGGTCGTCGAAGGACAAACTGTGATTGTTCCGGAAGGAAAGACGGTCAAAGGGGACCTTGTTGTCAAAAATGGAGATATAAAAGTTGAGGGCAAAGTCAATGGGAACGTAACGGTTATTAATGGAGATAACTATTTAGCAGGAGCCGGTGAAGTGACTGGAAATATAGAAGAGATTGATCAACTGTTTGAATGGATTTGGTTTCATACTAAGGATATAGCATCAAGAGTTTTTTAATCTATAGATAGAAATAGACCTATTTAAGGCAATCCACCGCGGATGGCCTTTTTCTTTTTCTATCAATGAATTTGGGACTGAATTCTTAGAGTTTGTGGAACAGTATGTTATAATAGTGGGGTTATACAACATAGCGGTATATACACCGTTCATGGGAAAGGACATGACTGGAGGAAATGACATGCCGTTTCTAAACAACTTTTCTTTATTAGATTATATTATCAACATAACCGACATCTTTCTCGTTTGGTTTGTTTTTTATAAATTATTGCAAATTATTAAAGGGACAAAAGCCGTACAGCTATTACGTGGAATCCTTTTAATTGTGATTGGACGCTTTGCGAGTGAAATCCTTGGCTTAAATACAATGAGCTATTTAATGGAAAATGTAATGACTTGGGGAGTTTTAGCCATCATTATTATCTTTCAGCCTGAATTACGACGAGCGCTCGAACAGTTGGGGAGAGGCCGTTTATTTTCCAGGACAAATTTTCAGGAAGAGAATGTGCAGGAGCAAACAATTGAAGCTATTATTAAATCGACAACCTATATGGCCAAGCGCCGGATTGGTGCCCTTCTTTCAATTGAAAGAGAGACGGGTCTTAATGATTATATTGAGACAGGTATACGTCTCGATTCCAGAGTGTCATCTGAGTTATTAATTAATATTTTTATACCGAATACACCACTGCACGATGGAGCGGTAATTCTGCAAAATGGCACAGTTGCTGCAGCAGCATGTTATCTTCCTTTATCTGAAAGCCCATTTGTTTCAAAGGAACTGGGAACAAGGCACAGGGCGGCGCTGGGAATAAGTGAAGTTACCGACAGCTTGACAATCGTTGTTTCGGAAGAGACAGGGAATATTTCTTTAACGAAAAACGGAGAGCTTTATCGGAATCTTTCGTTAGATGAACTGCAAAATATGCTTGAAAATGAATTGTCCATAAATAATAAAACGACCTCTTCGAATCTTTGGAATTGGAGGTCGAGAAAAGATGGATAAACTTATTTCTAGCAGTTGGTTTATGAAAATTGGGGCTTTTCTGATTGCACTATTCCTATTTTTCTCTGTCAATAGTAACCCAATCAATAATTCCAGTAATCCTTATAATACACCTTCAAGCACAGAAACAGCCACGATTAAAAACGTGCCTGTTGAGGTTTATTATGATACCGATAATTTAATTGTCAGCGGGATACCCGAAACTCTGGATATTACGATTGAGGGACCTAAGAGTATAGTTATAACTGCTAAATCTACAATGGACTTTGAGATTTATGTAGACTTATCCGATCCTAAAATTGGTTCTCAAAAGGTACCAATCAAGGTAAAGAATTTATCGGATAAAATTAACTATACACTGACACAGGCCAATGCAACAGCAGTGGTAGAGGAGAAGGTAACAGAGAACTTCAAAGTCGAGGCTGAATTTGATAAAACACTATTAGCAGAAGGATATTCATCAGACCCGCCATATCTAAGTCCAACAGAAGTGGAAATAACGGGTGCCAAGAGCCATGTCGATAAGGTTTCTGTTGTAAAAGCAACTGTTAAAACGGACTCACATGTAACGAATGATATTCTAACTGAAGCAACAGTACAGGCATTTGATAGCAATATGAACTTGTTAGATGTGAATATTGAACCTAGTACAGTTGATATCTCGATAAATGTAAACAGTCCTTCAAAAGAGGTCAGCCTATCTGCTAAAGCTACAGGAGCACCGCCTGAAGGAGTTAAAATTGAAAGTATTAAAATTGATTCGGAGACAGCTACCATCTATGGAGGAGAATCCATTCTTAAAGATATAAAGGAGATAACGGTACCTGTTGATGTCAGCAATATTGATGAGGATACTGTAATTGAAATTCCAGTCAGCTTGCCTGATGGAGTGGTTGGATCTTCTATAGATACGGTTAAAGTGACAATTAAGATAAAGAAGGAAAATACTCAAACAATCTCGAATATACCTATTGAAATAAAGGGACTAGACAATGAGAAATATGAGGCGGAAATTCTTAATCCTTCAAAAGGGATGGTGGACCTGGCCATTGAAGGCGAGGCATCTAAGATTAAATCCCTGAAATCCAGTGATTTTGATATATTTATCGAGGTAAAAGAGTTAAATGTAGGAAACCATACAGTACCCTTAAAGGTGAATGCACCAGATGAGGTACATTGGGAACTGCCTAACAATAGTAAGACAATTACAGTGGAAATCTCAGAAAAAAGTTCAGATGGATAACAACCTACACTCTTTCATAAGACAGTTAGGTATATATAGGCAATAAAATATGAAGTGTATTAGTAGAAGGAGAGATTTTTAATGGGTAAATATTTCGGTACAGATGGTGTGAGGGGTGTAGCAAATAGCGAACTGACACCGGAGCTTGCTTTTAAGCTAGGCCGATTTGGAGGATATGTGTTAACAAAACATAATGAAAACCGTCCAAAAGTAATCATTGGCCGTGATACAAGAATATCCGGCTTCATGCTGGAAAGTGCCCTTGTAGCAGGTCTGCTCTCAATTGGAGCGGAGGTCATGCGCTTGGGAATCGTTTCAACACCTGGAGTTGCTTATTTAACAAAAGCATTAGGCGCAGAAGCAGGTGTAATGATTTCTGCCTCCCATAACCCTGTAGCGGATAATGGTATTAAATTCTTCGGATCTGATGGGTTTAAGCTTTCAGATGATCAGGAAGAAGAGATTGAAGCATTATTAGATATGGAAGAAGATCAACTCCCAAGACCAATCGGAGAAAACATTGGTAGAATCAATGATTACCTCGAAGGTGGGCAAAAATATATTCAATACTTAAAACAAACGGCGGACGAGGATTTCACAAATATCCATGTAGCCCTCGATTGTGCACACGGAGCTACTTCTTCTTTAGCAACACACTTGTTTGCTGATTTAGATGCTGATGTTTCGACTATGGGTGCTTCACCAAATGGTCTTAATATTAATGAAGGAGTCGGATCCACGCATCCAGATAAGCTGGCTGAATTTGTTCTCGAAAAGGGAGCGGATGTTGGTCTGGCTTTTGATGGAGATGGAGATCGATTAATAGCTGTCGATGAGAAAGGTAAAATCGTTGATGGAGATCAAATTATGTTCATTTGTGCAAAATACATGAAAGAACATAACCGCCTTAAGCATAATACAGTTGTTTCAACAGTTATGAGTAATATGGGATTTTATAAAGAATTAGATGTAAACCAAATCTTAAGTGCGCAGACAGCTGTTGGAGATCGGTATGTTGTAGAAGAAATGAAAAAAGGTGGATATAATCTTGGCGGAGAGCAATCAGGGCATATTATTTTCCTTGATTACAATACAACAGGAGACGGATTGCTGACAGGTGTACAGCTCATTAATATTATGAAGCTGACAGGTAAGCCACTTTCAGAACTTGCAGGCGAAATGAAAGTTTATCCACAAAAACTTGTTAATATCCGTGTAACAGATAAGCATCATGTAACGGATAATGATAAAGTGAAGGCAATTATTGATCAAGTGGAAGAGGAAATGAGCGGAAACGGGAGAATTCTTGTTAGACCGTCCGGAACTGAACCACTCGTTCGTGTAATGGCTGAGGCACCTACACAGGAACAATGCGATCAATACGTTGAGAGAATTGCCGATGTTGTAAGGGCAGAGATGGGCTTATAATAATAATCAATAACAATTAATGCATAAGGGGAACAGTTCTTCCTCTTATGCATATTTTATATATGTATAGCTGAATTATGAGATTTAAATGTATATTTTTGTAAATGTTGACGGAATGAGAGCAAATAGTGTATGCTGAAAATTGAGTTCAAAATAGAAGAGGAGGGAAGATGTTATTTAGTTAGTAAAGCGCCAGGACTGGAGTAACCCAGTTGACGAGGTGGAGGTTATCGATCTTTCGGCGGATGCCTTCCGGTTGCATGCACAACTGACCCTCTTTTTACTAAATCAGTTTGGTGACAAATTGGACAGAATAAAAAGAGATGCATATATCAACTAAAAATTATTCGGAGATAAGGGGGCAAGTGTGCCCCCCTGGGCATTCTTGTTCCCTTCATCTTTTTTATAGGAGGATAAACAAGTATGTGTGGAATCGTAGGATATATTGGACATCAAGATGCTAAAGAAATTTTACTAAAAGGCTTAGAAAAGCTTGAATATAGAGGATATGATTCAGCTGGTATTGCTGTTATGAATGAGAACGGTGTACATGTGTTCAAAGAAAAAGGAAGAATAGCTGATTTACGTGAAAGCGTAGATTCATCTGTACAATCTTCCAAAGGAATTGGACACACTCGCTGGGCAACTCATGGAGTACCAAGCATAAGAAATGCTCACCCTCACCAAAGTTCGAATGGACGTTTTACGATCGTTCATAACGGTGTAATTGAGAACTATGAATTATTAAAGAGGGAGTACCTTCAAGATACTGATTTAGTGAGTGATACGGATACTGAGGTAATCGTTCAGCTTATCAGCAAATTTGTTGAAGAAGGACTTAACGTAGAAGCAGCTTTTGCAAAGGCTCTGGGTCTATTGCATGGTTCATATGCAATTGGCTTACTGGATGCACAAGATGAAGAAATCATTTATGTAGCTAAAAATAAAAGCCCATTATTAGTAGGTGTAGGTGCTGATTTCAATGTAATCGCTAGTGATGCGATGGCTATGCTGCAAGTAACAGACCAGTTTGTTGAACTTATGGATAAAGAAATTGTTCTTGTTACAAAAGATCAAATCACCATTAAACAATTGGACGGTACAGTAGTTACTCGTGAGCCTTACACAGCACAGCTGGATGCAAGCGATATTGAAAAAGGAACGTATCCGCACTACATGCTAAAAGAAATTGATGAGCAGCCACTAGTAACTCGTAAAATCATTCAAGCTTATCAGAATGAAGCGGGTGAGCTAAAAATAGACGACGCAATTATTAATGCGATAAATGAAGCGGATCGTCTGTACATTGTTGCTTGTGGAACAAGCTATCATGCTGGCCTTGTTGGAAAACAAATGTTTGAAAAAATGGCGAAAGTACCGGTAGAAGTTCATGTGGCTTCCGAATTTGGCTACAATATGCCTTTACTATCAGAAAAACCATTGTTCATTTTCATTTCCCAAAGCGGAGAAACAGCAGATAGCCGTGCCGTACTTGTGCAAGTAAAAGAGATGGGCTACAAAGCCTTAACGATTACTAATGTACCTGGGTCAACATTGTCTCGTGAAGCTGACTTTACGTTGTTATTACATGCTGGTCCTGAAATTGCGGTTGCATCTACTAAAGCATACACAGCACAAATGGCTGTATTAACAATCCTGGCGGCTGTTGTGGCGAAAGAAAAAAATCAATTAGCAGATTTTGATGTAGTAAAAGAATTGGGAATCGTTGCGAACGCAATGGAGGCTCTATGTGATGACAAAGATAAATTCGAAATGATTGCACGCGAATATCTTGCTGTTACACGTAATTGTTTCTTTATTGGACGTTCTGTCGATTATTTCGTTGGCCTTGAGGGTGCGTTGAAGCTAAAAGAAATTTCCTATATTCAAGCGGAAGGCTTTGCCGGCGGTGAACTAAAACACGGTACAATTGCCTTAATTGAAGAAGGAACACCTGTTATTGCTTTGGCAACACAGGAAGCTGTAAACTTAAGCATCCGTGGTAACGTAAAAGAAGTGGTTGCACGTGGCGCTAACCCTTGCATCATTTCCATGAAGGGACTTGATCAAGAAGGAGACGCATACGTACTTCCAGAAGTTAACCCAATGTTAACACCTCTTATCTCTGTAATACCATTACAACTAATTGCTTACTATGCATCCCTTCACCGTGGCTGTGATGTGGATAAACCTCGTAATCTAGCAAAATCGGTTACGGTTGAGTAAGGAATCAATATAGTATAAACTCAATACCCAGCTACTCTTCGTTTGAAGGGAGCTGGGTTTTTTGAATTTGATAGAGGAAATTTTAGATGTACAATTAGTAAACTCATCCTTACTAGGTTATTTCTAAAGGTTAAGACTAAATGGGCTGTACACAAGAGCAAGTATATCTGGCTTCCCAGTACAGCCTATTTGTATATTCATACTCCCTAATTTACGAAAAATATAGAGGAGAATACAAATATAAGTTTGATAGACTAATGAGTCTGCACATTTTACATATTACTAAGCCGGTAATGATTTAATTTTGTTGAAGAGTTAGTAACTGTTTTCTCAAACAAATCACTCTTATAACGGAATACTATCCTTTAATAAAATTATACAAAACTTATATTTTTTCTATATATTTTGGTTTAAGTATCCGTGATTACGTGAATATAGTAAATGATTACAAAAAACTTACAAAGGGGAAATGAAAATTGAGTATTCTACAGAAAATAGCACTTGTATTAACGATCATTGGAGCTATAAATTGGGGGCTGATAGGTTTGTTTCAATTTGATCTTGTAGCAACTTTATTTGGAGGACAGGATGCCATTCTTTCTCGAATCGTCTATGCGTTAGTAGGTATTGCTGGTTTAACTAATATTGGGTTGCTCTTTGCTCCATCAAAGGAATCACGTATTGCGGCTTAATGATAATTTTAATCTCCCCCCTCTTTAAAGAGGGGGGTTGTTTATGGGAAGATAGATGAGCTGACCAAAGATGAGGTCCTTTTCCTTGGACCTCTATTTGCCTAATGGGTGAACCTCAGGTGAGCTAATGAATTTTTATAGAGAAGAACGTAAGCGGTATATACATATTCTTGTTTAAGTTAGAAAATGGATAAAAAGTTCAAAATTGAGTAAGACACAGATAGCCCCGTGTAGTATCTTTTTATAGCTTCCCTCTTCATCCTCCTTTTAGCATAAATTTAAAAAGGTCGGCATATCGACCAAATTCATAAATGAAAATGATTGACAACATTCTGTAAAATCATGTAATGTATTATGTAACCGGTTACATATGGTACCGGTACCATATTTTGTTTGGAGATAAAATGGCTACTATAAAAGATGTTGCAAAGTATGCAGGAGTTTCTGTAGCGACTGTATCGAGATATTTAAATCAAGGCTACATAAGCGAAAAGGCACGTATGCAAGTAGAGGATGCAATTAAAGAATTAGGATATCGGCCCAGTATAATTGCTAGATCCTTGAATACAAAGCAGACAAATGCAATTGGGCTCATCATACCAGATATAACAAACCCTTTCTTTCCAGAGCTGGCAAGAGCAGTGGAAGACGCAGCATATGAAAATGGCTACACGGTTATTCTCTGCAATACAGATGAGCAGGCGGAGAAAGAACGCCAATACATTGAAACACTAACGAGAAAGTATATAGCAGGTATTATTTTGGCAACAAACGAGTTGGATAAGGAATATTACAAAAGCCTTAATGTCCCATTAGTGGCGCTTGATCGGTCAATTGGCGAAGGTTTTCCTACAGTAATGACCCAGAATATAGAAGGGGCGAAACTCGGATCTGAATTTTTGCTTAGGCAGCAAATCAATCATCTTGTTTGTTTACGCGGCCCAGATGGACTGAAGCCGGCTGATGATCGATTGAAAGGATTTTTACAAGCTACTGAAACCAGCCAGATTAAAACTACTATACTTGAGTGTCCATTTGATTTTAATGAGGCTGAGCAGATTGTTTTTAAATTATTGAAGGAGGACTCATCGATTGATGCAATTTTTGCCTGCAGTGATGTTTCGGCAATAGGAGCATTAAAAGCAGCCCATTCTCTCAAAATAACAGTGCCCGATCAATTGCAAATTCTCGGATTTGATGGGATTATGCTTGGGCAGATGACGACACCTGGGTTATCGACAGTAGCACAAAATATTTATGAGCTTGGTTCTAAAGCAACTAAATTACTGATTAAACAAATTGATGGAGAATTACTCGAACAAATGACTGAATTTGTAGCTCCGCAATTAACCATAAGAGATTCAACAAAGGGGGCAATTCAATGATTACCATAATAGGGAGTATAAATATGGACTTAGTTTGCCAATCAGGGCTATTCCCTCAGCAGGGTGAAACAGTACTGGGAGAGCGGTTTGAAACAATTCCTGGTGGAAAAGGAGCTAATCAAGCAGTTGCTGCAGCCCGCTTAGGCAGCCAGGTTGCGATGATCGGTGCAGTGGGTAACGATAGCTTTGGTGACATGCTGATTGATAACCTTGAAAAAGAAAAAATTGATACAAATGGTGTAAGCAAGGTATCTGAAAGCACTGGTATAGCTAATATCATTGTGCATAATCAGGATAACCGCATTATTGTTGTGCCAGGTGCGAATTTTAAAGTAGATAAGACCTTGATAGACAAACACCGCAGGACAATTGAACGGTCAAAACTGGTCATCATGCAGCTTGAAATTCCGGTGGAAACAGTAGAATACACTTTGGATTTATGTTCCGAATTAAAGGTTCCCGTAATTGTAAATCCTGCTCCAGCCCAAAATTTCCGAGTGGAATGGATGGATAAGATTACGTTTTTAACACCTAATGAAACAGAATGCAATGTAATATTGGGTCTTTCAGCAGAACAAGCAGTTAGAGAGTACCCAAATAAATTAATAGTGACCTTGGGAGATAAAGGAGCTATGTATAGTGATGGTAATGAGATTATCCATGTAGAAGGATACAGAACGACCCCGGTTGATACGACGGGTGCAGGCGACACATTTAATGGCGCTTTTGCTCATGCCTATGTAAACGGAAAATCTCTTAATGATGCAACTCATTTTGCCAATATTGCAGCTTCGTTATCGGTTGAAGGATTTGGCGCTCAAGGCGGAATGCCTGGAATAGATGCGGTTGAGGCAAGGTTAAGGGGGAAGCTTGATGAAGAAAAAGGGAATCATTAATCGTGAATTAGCCGGTATTTTTGCCAAGCTTGGCCATACAGATCAGATTGTGATTGCTGATTGCGGACTTCCAATTCCAGATGGAACTGTATGTATCGACTTAGCCTATAAGCTCGGAGAACCAGGATTCATTCCTGTTTTGGAAGAGGTTTTAAAAGATTTGGAAGTAGAGCAGGTCTTTATAGCAGAGGAAATGAAGGAAACAAATCCTGATATAAACCACTACGTTCATGAATGCTTCAATGATATACAGAAGGTAACGCATGAGCAATTTAAAATACAAACAAAGGCAGCTAAAGTAATCATTCGTACCGGTGAAGCTTCGCCATATGCAAATATTATTTTACAGAGTGGCGTTATTTTTTAACAGAGGGTGGGTGAACGGCAAATGATTCAGATGTCCGGTATTTCAAAAGCATTCAGTGGTAATGTCGTACTCAGGGATGTCCAATTTGAATTGCTTAACGGAGAAATTCATGCGCTTATGGGAGAGAATGGAGCAGGAAAATCTACACTGATGAAAATCATGTCAGGTATTTATACGAAGGACAGCGGAGAGGTAAGAGTCGACGGTCAATTGATGGATTTTAAGTCGGCGAAGGATTCTGAGAACCAGGGTATCCATGTGATTCATCAGGAGTTAAATATTTTACCTGACCTTACCGTGGCCGAAAATCTATTTCTCGGCAAGGAACTAGAGTATGGACTTGGAGTTTTGAAACGTAAAGAAATGGAACAGGAAACAAAAAGGCTATTGAAAAAGCTAGGCCTGGATGTTCATCCACGGACCAGAGCGGGAGACTTATCGGTCGGGAAGCAACAAATTATTGAGATTGCAAAAGCGATTGCTTCTGAAGCCAAATATATTGTTATGGATGAACCTACTGCTGCCTTGACAGACCGTGAAATCCAAACCCTGTTTAAAACAGTTAGAGAGCTGAAAAGCAAGGGAATTTCATTCGTCTATATTTCCCACCGTATGGAAGAGATATTTGCAATTTGTGATCGGATTACGGTATTGCGTGATGGAGAATATGTAGGAGTGAAGGAAATCTCGGAGACAACATTCGATGAAATCGTTGCTATGATGGTTGGACGTCAGTTAGGAGAACGATTCCCTTCCAGAAATGCCAAGATAGGCAACAAGAAGCTGGAGGTGAAGGGTTTAAGTGCGGATAATGCCTTTCAGGATGTGTCATTTACCTTGCATCAAGGGGAGGTATTGGCACTCTCAGGATTGATGGGGGCTGGTAGAACTGAAATAGCAGAAGCTCTATTTGGACATAGGAAATCTACCCAGGGGGAGATTTTTATTGATGGTCAGAAGGTCCAAATTAAAACTCCCATAGAAGCTATGAAGCTTGGAATTGGTTTGGTGACAGAGGATCGAAAATCAAAGGGATTAATATTAGATTTCTCAATTAAAGAGAATATTATGTTGGCAAATTTAGAAAAGGGCTCTAAAGCTAGCGTTATACAGCCAGGCAAGGAGAATGAGTTTGTTCAAAATTACATAAATCAGTTACGAATACGCTCCTCTGGTGCAGAACAAATCGTTAAGTCTCTATCAGGCGGTAATCAACAAAAGGTTGTTATTGCCAAGTGGCTCGGCACTCAACCAAAAATTCTGATTCTGGATGAACCGACACGAGGGGTTGATATTGGCGCTAAGAAGGAAATCTATCACATTATCAATCAATTAGCCGAGGCTGGGGTAGCTATTTTAATGATTTCTTCAGAACTACCGGAAGTCATAGGTATGGCGGATAGAGTGCTAGTGATGCAGGAAGGTAAATTGACAGGGGTAGTAGAGAAGAAAGATATGACACAAGAAAGAATCATGCATTTTGCGACAGGGGGAGAGAAGATTGTCTAAAGTGAACTACAAAAAGTGGCTTTCCAAGCTAGGTCCGCTATTTGGTCTATTGTTATTAATTGTGGTAATTACAATCATGAATCCGAGTTTCTTGACGGTCTCAAATATTTTAAACGTTTTACGACAAGTTACAATTAGCGGGCTGATTGCATTTGGGATGACATTTGTGGTCTTGACTGGGGGAATTGACCTTTCTGTCGGCTCTACATTGGCATTGACCGGTGCAGTGGCAGCAAGCCTTCTTGCCAGTGGTACAGATCCAATCATAGCAATGGGTGCTGCTCTAATACTTGGGTTAATCCTGGGTGCAATTAATGGAGTGATCATTACAAAAGGAAAAGTTGCCCCATTTATTGCTACTTTAGCAACAATGACTATTTATCGCGGATTAACGCTTGTTTATACGGAAGGAAAGCCAGTTTCGGGGCTGGGTGACTCTCTTACTTTCCAAATGTTTGGTAAAGGATATTTATTAGGAATTCCTGTTCCTGTTGTTACAACAATTTTGGCCTTCATTATATTATATTTCATTCTCCATAAGACAACTTTTGGCCGCCGAGTTTATGCTGTAGGTGGAAATGAAGACGCTTCCAAGCTATCTGGAATCAATA
Coding sequences:
- a CDS encoding ABC transporter permease subunit, whose product is MNYKKWLSKLGPLFGLLLLIVVITIMNPSFLTVSNILNVLRQVTISGLIAFGMTFVVLTGGIDLSVGSTLALTGAVAASLLASGTDPIIAMGAALILGLILGAINGVIITKGKVAPFIATLATMTIYRGLTLVYTEGKPVSGLGDSLTFQMFGKGYLLGIPVPVVTTILAFIILYFILHKTTFGRRVYAVGGNEDASKLSGINTDRVKIWVYAITGLLASVSALILTSRLNSAQPTAGESYELDAIAAVVLGGTSLTGGRGWIFGTLVGVLIIGVLNNGMNLIGVSSFFQQVVKGAVILMAVLLDRKKQA